The segment TTGTATTTTTCCTGTAGTCTACTCATCAGTGAACCCTCCTTTCAAAGTCTATAGTATTTCTCCGCACTTTTTGCAAACTCTTACTTTTGTTCCATCTTCTAAAAGTTTTTTACTAATTCTTGTTGCAGAATTACAATTTGTGCAGTATAGCATAACTTTTGAACTATTGATTGGCGCTTCTTTTTTAACTATTCCGCCTTGCATATTTTCTCTATTAGGTTTCACGTGCTTAGTAACAATGTTTACATCCTTAACTAACACTTTGCTAGTTTTTGGATATACAGTTAATACTTCGCTTACTTTACCTTTATCTTTACCTGAAATAACAACAACTTTATCTGTTCTTCTTACATGAACTTTAGCCATCACAGCCACCTCCCTTTTATAGAACTTCAGGTGCTAATGATAATATTTTGTTGAACTCTTTATCTTTTTCTCTTAGCTCTCTTGCTATTGGTCCAAAAATACGAGTTCCTTTTGGTTGTTTATCATCTTTAATAACAACAGCAGCATTTTCATCAAACTTTATGTATGATCCGTCTGCTCTACGTACTCCTCTTTTAGTTCTAACTATAACGGCTTTTACTACTTCACCTTTTTTAACAACACCGCCTGGTGTTGCACTTTTAACGCTAGCAACTATTACATCTCCAATGTTTCCAAACTTTCTCTTGGATCCGCCTAAAACTCTTATACACATAATCTCTTTTGCTCCAGTATTATCTGCAACTTTTAAGCGAGTTTGTGGCTGTATCATATAAATGCCTCCTTTCAATCATTGAAATTATTTAGCTTTCTCAACGATTTGTACTAATCTCCATCTCTTATCTTTAGATAATGGTCTAGTTTCCATTATTATTACTCTATCATTAATTCTAGCTTCATTATTTTCATCATGAACCTTGAACTTTTTAGTTCTATTGATTGTCTTTCCATATAATGGGTGACGAACTTTACCTTCAACTGCAACTACAATAGTTTTTTCCATTTTATCAGAAACAACTCTGCCTATTCTAGTCTTTCTATTACTTCTTTCCACAGGATTACCTCCTTTCAGTATACTACTGTTCAATCACATTTAACTCTTTTTCTCTAAGTATTGTCTTAACTTGAGCTATTGATTTCTTTACCTGTCTTATTCTCATTGGGTTTTCTAGTTGACCAGTCGCTAATTGAAATCTTAAATTAAATAACTCAGCTTTTAAATCATTTAATTTAGCTGACAATTCTTGAGCAGTATTTACTCTCAACTCTTGTAATTCATTAGCCCTCATTTACTTCACCACCCGTTTGTTCGAAATCTTTTCTTGTTACGAATTTAGTCTTCATTGGAAGCTTATGTGAAGCAAGTCTCATAGCTTCTCTAGCAACATTTTCTGCTACTCCAGATAATTCAAATAAAACTCTACCAGGTTTTACAACAGCTACCCAATATTCTGGTGAACCTTTACCAGAACCCATACGAGTTTCAGCAGGTTTTTCAGTTATTGGTTTGTCTGGAAATACTTTTATCCAAAGTTTTCCACCTCTTTTTATATATCTATTTATAGCTATTCTGGCAGCTTCTATTTGATTACTTGTTAACCATCCGCATTCAGTTGCTTGTATAGCATAATCACCATAAGCAATAAAGTTTCCTCTAGTTGCTTTTCCCTTCATTCTGCCACGTTGAACTTTACGATGTTTTACCTTTTTTGGCATCAACATACCTAATTCCTCCTTCCCTATTGGCTAATTTCTTGTGTTCTTACTTTCTTTGCAGGAAGAACTTCTCCTCTATATAACCAAACTTTAACACCTATTTTTCCATAAGTTGTATCTGCTTCAGCAAATCCATAATCGATATCTGCTCTTAATGTTTGTAGTGGAATAGTTCCTTCATGGTATTGCTCTGTTCTAGCTATTTCAGCTCCACCAAGTCTTCCTGAACAAGCAGTCTTAACACCTTTAACTCCGTATCTCATAGCTCTTTGAATAGTTTGTTTCATAGCTCTTCTGAAAGATATTCTCTTTTCAAGTTGTTGAGCAATGTTTTCAGCCATTAATTGAGCATCTGTTTCTGGTTTTTTAACTTCAACTATGTTAATTATTACATTCTTTTCTCTTACGATTAAAAGTATTTGAGATTTTAACTCTTCTATACCTTTACCACCTTTACCTATAATCATTCCTGGTTTACCAGTATGAATATTAATCTTAACTCTTTTTGGTGTTCTTTCTATTTCTGTTTTAGCAACACCAGCTGAGAAACATTTTTTCTTTATAAATTTTCTGATTTTATCATCTTCTATTAGGTTATCCGCAAAGTTTTGGTTATTAGCATACCATTTTGCATCCCAATCCTTTATAACGCCGACTCTGAGGCCATGTGGATGTACTTTTTGTCCCACTCTATTTCCCTCCTTCTATGCTCTTTCTTTAACTACTAGTGTAATATGACTAGTTCTCTTCATTATTGAATATGCTCTACCTTGTGCACGTGGTCTGAACCTCTTTAGTGTTGGTCCTTGGTTTGCATATGCTTCTGCAACATATAATTTATTAACATCTAAGTTAAAATTATTTTCTGCATTAGCTACAGCTGATTTTAATACTTTTAAAATTATAGTAGCTGCATCCTTTGGAGTATATTTTAATATAGCAAAAGCTTCATTTACATTCTTATCTCTAACTAAATCAAGAACAACTCTAACTTTTCTTGGAGATATTCTCACATATTTTGCTATAGCTCTAGCTTCCATTATAGTTCCTCCTTCCTATTACTATTTTACACGTGATCCCTTTTCTGTTTTGTCTACGTGACCTTTGAATGTTCTTGTTAATACAAATTCTCCTAGTTTATGTCCTACCATATCTTCACTTATATAAACTGGAACATGTTTTCTACCGTCATGTACAGCTATAGTATGACCTAACATTTGAGGGAATATTGTTGAACTTCTTGACCAAGTTTTTACAACTTTTTTTTCGCCCTTTTCGTTCATTTCCTCTATTTTTTTCATTAAAGATTCAGCAACGAAAGGTCCTTTTTTTAGTGATCTACTCAAGTGAACGTCCTCCCTTCATACATTGTGTAAATTTTAGGAAGAGAATGTAAATTCTCTTCTCATAATTTATTTAATTATTTTTGTCCTCTTCTCTTAATAATCATGCGATCAGAGTATTTCTTATTCTTTCTTGTCTTATATCCAAGTGCTGGTTTACCCCATGGAGTAAGTGGACCTGGATGACCGATTGGAGATTTACCTTCTCCACCACCATGAGGGTGATCGTTAGGGTTCATTACAGAACCTCTTACAGTTGGTCTGAAACCTAAGTGTCTCTTTCTACCTGCTTTACCTATGTTAATAATGTCGTTAGTTAAGTTAGAAACTGTTCCTACTGTAGCTCTACACTCACTTCTTACATATCTCATTTCTCCACTTGGAAGTCTTAATATAGCATATTTTCCTTCCTTAGCCATAAGTTGTGCAGAAGAACCTGCTGCTCTTACTAATTGAGCACCTTTTCCAGCTTGTAATTCTACATTGTGAACTACTGTACCTACTGGTATGTTTATTAATGGAAGAGCGTTTCCTACTTTAATATCTGATCCTACACCAGACATTACAACGTCTCCTACTTTTAATCCTACTGGTGCTATTATATATCTTTTTTCACCATCAGCATATACAACAAGTGCTATGTATGCTGTTCTGTTTGGATCATATTCTATAGATGCTACCTTTGCAGGTACTCCATCTTTAGTTCTTTTAAAATCTATTATTCTATATTTTCTCTTAGCTCCACCGCCACGATGACGTACAGTTATTTTACCTTGAGCATTTCTTCCAGCTTTCTTCTTTAATGAAACAAGAAGTGACTTTTCTGGTTGATCTGTAGTAATTTCCTCAAAAGTAGCAACTGTCATATGTCTTAATGAAGGTGTGATGGGTCTAAACTTTTTAACTGCCATTTAAATTCCCTCCTTCTGTAGCTTATCTGGCATTTCGCCAATAACTGCTTTGTATAAAATTACATTCCTTCAAAGAATTCAATAGTCTTACTATCTTCAGTTAGTTTAACCATTGCTTTTTTGAAGTCAGCTCTTTTTCCAACGTGTACTCCAACTCTTTTAACTTTCCCTTCAAATCTTGCAGTTCTAACTTCTTCAACTTTTACACCGAACACTTCTTCAACTGCTTTTTTGATTTGAGTTTTGTCAGCACGTATGTCTACTATAAAGGTGTATTGTCTATCTGCCATAGCAGCCATGCTTTTTTCAGTTATTACTGGTCTTCTTAGTAAATCGTAACTGTTTAACATTATGCATACACCTCCTCAATCTTAGCAATTGCATCTTTTGTTATGATAAATTTATCATGTTTTAAGATGTCATAAACATTTATATTGTTTACTGGTACTACAGTTGCACCTTCTATGTTTCTTATTGATTTGTAAACAACTTCGTTGCTTTCTGCTACTACTATTAATGGTTTTTTAGCTTCAAAAGCATTAATCATTTTAACCATTTCTTTAGTTTTTGGTGCTTCTAACTCTAAGCTTTCAAGAACTACTAATTCTTGTTCATTCACTTTGCTAGTTAGAGCTGATTTCATAGCAACTCTTTTCATTGATTTTGGGATAGCCATTCTATACTCTCTTGGCTTTGGAGCGAATACTATACCACCATGTATCCATTGAGGTGCTCTAATAGATCCTTGTCTTGCTCTACCAGTTCCCTTTTGTCTCCAAGGCTTCTTTCCACCCCCAGAAACTTCAGCTCTTGTTTTAGCTGATTGAGTTCCTTGTCTTTTATTTGCAAGTTGTGCAACTACAACTTGATGTAATACATCTGCATTAACTTCTACTGCGAATACAGCTTCTGCTAATTGTAAATCTCCAACTTTTTGACCTTCTCTGTTATATAAATCTATTGTAGGCATTCTTTATCCTCCTTTCTCAAAAACATTAAGCTTTCACTGTGTTTTTAATTACAACGTAGCCCTTGTTTGGTCCTGGTATTCCACCTTTTATTAAAATAACGTTCTTATCAGCCATTACCTTTACAACTTCAAGGTTTAAAACAGTTGATTTTTTGTGTCCCATATGACCTGGCATTTTCTTATTTTTAAATGTTCTTGATGGATCTGATGCAGCTCCCATTGATCCAACAGCTCTATGATATTTAGAACCATGGGCCATAGGTCCTCTATGGAAGTTCCATCTTTTGATTGTTCCTTGGAATCCTTTTCCTTTAGAAACTCCAGTTACATCAACTTTATCTCCGGCTTCAAAAACATCTGCTTTTATTTCGTTTCCAACTTCATATCCATCAATATTTTCTAATCTAAATTCTCTAACTATTCTCTTTAAAGATACACCTGCTTTTGCAAAATGTCCTTTTTTAGGTTTGTTAGCTAATTTTTCTCTTATATCTTCAAATCCAACTTGTATAGCATTGTATCCATCTTTTTCTTCTGTTTTCTTTTGAAGAACAGCACATGGACCTGCTTCTACAACTGTAACTGGTATAACTTTTCCGTTCTCATCGAAAATTTGAGTCATTCCAATTTTTCTTCCTATTATAGCTTTTTTCATTCTCCTTGCACCTCCTAGAATATTAGCGGATCGTCTCACGATCATAATACCTAATTATTAACTTATTAAAGTTTTATTTCGATATCAACACCTGCTGGTAAGTCTAATCTCATTAAAGCATCAACAGTTTTTGGTGATGGACTTAATATGTCGATTAATCTTTTATGTGTTCTTATTTCAAATTGTTCTCTAGAGTCTTTGTATTTGTGTGTTGCTCTTAATATTGTAACTACATCTTTTTCAGTAGGTAGTGGTACTGGACCAGCTACTTTAGCTCCTGTATTTTTTGCAGTTTCAACTATTTTTTCAGCTGATTGATCTAATATTGTGTGATCAAAAGCTTTTAATCTAATTCTAATTTTTTGATTTGCCATTAAATTTCCCTCCTTTTCATACTTCAATAATTCAAAATGTAACATCAGCATTATGTAAACTGTTCCAGGTGTTGCATTTCAGAAGCAATACTACCTCACATTTCATAACACCGTCGCCTGATTCAAGATCAAAGCATGCTCAGCAAAGAATAACCCGGAAATCTCCAGCAACCTCTTGCTTCATCGCTTTTTCTGTGTCACAACTATTATATTGTATAATATTTTTTTTGTTTTGACAAGTATTTTTTATTTATTATAAAAATTTCTTTTATAATCTGAATTTTTACAAATAAAAGGAGAAGGGCGTCCCCCTCTCCTTTTATTCAAAGGCCTTTTTTCTATATTTGCAAACAATTTTAATTCATTTTATATTAACTTATTAAAACTTAACATTCAGTTAAATTATTCAGTTATTGTAGTAACAACTCCTGAACCAACTGTTCTTCCACCTTCTCTGATAGCAAATCTTAAGTTACTTTCCATTGCTACTGGTGTAATTAATTCTACTGTCATATCTATGTGGTCTCCTGGCATTACCATTTCTACTCCGTCTGGTAAAGCGATTGATCCTGTTACATCTGTTGTTCTGAAGTAGAATTGTGGTCTATATCCGTTAAAGAATGGAGTGTGTCTTCCACCTTCTTCTTTCTTTAATACGTATACTTGACCTACGAATTTTTTGTGTGGAGTTACTGTATCAGGTTTTGCTAATACTTGACCTCTTTCGATTTCGTCTCTTTGTACTCCTCTTAATAATGCTCCGATGTTATCTCCAGCCATTGCTTCATCTAACATCTTTCTGAACATTTCTACTCCTGTAATTGTTGTCTTTCCGATTTCTTCTTTCATTCCTACGACTTGTACTTCATCTCCTACGTGTAGTACTCCTCTTTCAACTCTTCCTGTTGCAACTGTTCCTCTTCCTGTGATTGTGAATACATCTTCTACTGGCATTAAGAATGGTTGATCTGTTGCTCTTTCTGGAGTTGGGATGTATGCATCTACTGCTGCCATTAAATCTAAGATGCATTGATCGTCGCCTTCTTCGATTGCTTTTAATGATGATCCTACTACTACTGGGCATTCATCTCCATCGAATCCATATTCGCTTAATAATTCTCTTACTTCCATTTCTACTAATTCTAGTAATTCTGGATCGTCTACTTGGTCTGATTTATTTAAGAATACTACTATGTGATTAACTCCTACTCTTGATGCTAGTAGTATATGTTCTCTTGTTTGTGGCATTGGACCATCTGCTGCTGATACAACTAAGATAGCTCCATCCATTTGTGCTGCTCCTGTAATCATATTCTTTACATAGTCTGCGTGTCCTGGGCAGTCAACGTGTGCATAGTGTCTGTTTTCTGTTTCATATTCAACGTGTGCTGTGTTGATTGTGATTCCTCTTTCTTTTTCTTCTGGAGCTTTATCGATATCTTCGTAGTTTTGTACTTCTGCTCCACCTGCTTTTGCTAATGTCATTGTTATTGCTGCTGTTGTTGTTGTCTTACCGTGGTCTACGTGACCTATTGTTCCTATATTTACGTGTGGCTTATTTCTTTCAAACTTTTGTCTTGCCATTGTTTATTCCTCCTGTTCACTTTTAAATTCAATATTTATATTTAAAGTAATTTTATTATTTATTTTCTCCTGCAACCTTTTCAGCTATACTCTTTGGAACTTCTTCGTAGTTAGCAAACTCCATGCTGTATGTTCCTCTACCTTGTGTTCTAGATCTTAAAACTGTTGCATATCCAAACATTTCAGATAATGGTACGAATGCAGATATAACTTGTGCTCCCCCTCTTGGGTTCATGCCTTCGATTCTACCTCTTCTAGAGTTAACATCTCCCATTACATCTCCCATGTATTCTTCAGGTACAACTATTTCTACCTTCATTACAGGTTCAAGTAATACTGGTGTTGCTTTAGCCATACCATTTTTGAATGCCATAGAACCAGCAACTTTAAATGCCATTTCAGATGAGTCAACATCATGGTATGATCCATCGTAACATTTAACCTTAAAGTTTATAACTGGGAATCCACCTATTATACCACTTTGACAAGCTTCTTGAATTCCGTTATCTACAGCTGGAACATATTCTCTTGGAATAGCTCCTCCAACTATAGCATTTTCAAATTCGTATTCGCCTTCATGAGGTATTAATTCTATCCAACAATGTCCGTATTGTCCACGACCACCTGATTGTCTTACAAACTTACCTTCAGCTTTAACAGCATTTTTAATAGTTTCTTTGTAAGCAACTTGTGGAGCACCTACGTTACATTCTACTTTGAATTCTCTTTGTAATCTATCTACTATGATTTCAAGGTGAAGTTCACCCATACCAGCAATAATTACTTGGCCTGTTTCTTGGTCAGTATATGTTTTAAATGTTGGATCTTCTTCTGCAAGTTTCGCAAGCGCTATACCCATTTTTTCTTGAGCAGCTTTTGTTTTAGGTTCAATTGCAACAGATATAACTGGTTCTGGGAATTCCATACTTTCAAGTATAACTGGTGTTTCTTCTGAACATAAAGTATCTCCAGTTGTAGTGTTTTTTAATCCTATAACTGCACCTAGTTCTCCAGCATATAATTCTTCAACTTCTTCTCTGTGATTAGCATGCATTTTAACAAGTCTTCCGATTCTTTCTTTTTTGTTCTTGTTACTGTTTAATACATAGCTTCCACCCTTCATTATACCAGAGTAAATTCTTACAAAGGCTAATTTACCAACAAACGGATCTGTAGCTATCTTAAACGCTAATGCTCCTAGTGGTTCATCATCAGATGCGTGTCTTTCAACTTCATTTCCATCTTCATCAACACCTTTGATTGAAGGTATATCTAATGGAGATGGTAAATAAGCAAGAACTGCATCTAATAAATGTTGAATCCCCTTATTTTTGTAAGCAGTACCGCAAAGTACTGGAACTATTTCATTAGCTATTGTAGCTTTTCTTAAAGCTGTATGTATTTCTTCTTCAGAAATTTCTTCACCTTCAAGATACTTCATCATTAATTCTTCATCAGTTTCAACGATAGCTTCCATCATAGCTGATCTGTATTCTTCAGCCTTATCTTTTAATTCTTCAGGAATTTCAACTTCATCATAGTGTACTCCTAATTCTTTATCAAAGATAACAGCTTCCATTTTTATAAGATCAATATGACCTTGATAGTCATCTTCTTTTCCTATTGGAATTTGTATTGGTACTGCATTTGCACGTAATCTATCTCTAACAGTTTGAACTGACATATAGAAATCAGCACCTAAAATATCCATTTTGTTTATAAAAATCATTCTAGGTACTTCATATTTATCTGCCTGTCTCCATACTGTTTCAGTTTGAGGTTCAACCCCGCCTTTTGCATCAAGAATAGTTATAGCACTATCAAGTACTCTTAAAGATCTTTCAACCTCAACAGTAAAATCTACGTGTCCTGGTGTGTCAATGATATTAATTTGGTGTTCTTTCCAAAAACAAGTAGTTGCAGCTGAAGTAATTGTTATACCTCTTTCTTGTTCTTGAACCATCCAGTCCATTGTTGCTGCACCTTCGTGAGTTTCTCCTATTTTATGAGTTTTTCCAGTATAGAATAATATACGCTCAGTCGATGTAGTTTTACCTGCATCTATATGTGCCATTATTCCGATGTTACGAAATTTGTTTAACGGATATTGTCTAGCCATTTCTTTTCCTCCTCTCAATGAATAAGTCCTATAGAAACAATCTTTAATTTTACAATTGGATAAAACTGTTTTGGGGAACCCAAAACAGTTTTATAATCAAGATTGAATTTTTATTAGTATCTGTAATGAGCAAATGCTTTATTAGCTTCTGCCATTTTATGTGTATCTTCTCTCTTTTTAACAGCTGATCCTGTGTTATTAGCAGCATCCATTAATTCTCCTGCTAATCTCTCTCTCATGTATTTTTCGCCTCTTTTTCTTGAAGCGTCAACAATCCATCTGATTCCTAATGTTTCTCTTCTTTCAGCTCTAACTTCCATTGGAACTTGGTAAGTAGCCCCACCAATTCTTCTAGCTTTTACTTCAAGTAATGGCATAACATTATTCATTGCAGTTTCGAAAACCTCTAATGGTTCACTTCCTGTTTTTTCTCCCATGATAGCAAAAGCGTCATAGCATATTTTTTGTGCTACTCCCTTTTTACCATCTAGCATTATGCCGTTTATTAATTTTGCAACAACTTTACTGTTGTATAATGGATCTGGTAGTACATCTCTTTTAGGTGTATTTCCTTTTCTTGGCACTTTTCTTCCCTCCTTAACATTTCATATTTAATTCATAGGTACTCGGTAACCTTACCGTAAAGTGCTCTCTTCTGCAAAATATAAGTATATAATCTATATATCAATGCTGAAGACATAGCACTGTTTTATTAACTATTTTTGTTTTGGTTTTTTTGCACCATATTTTGATCTTGCTTGCATTCTGTTAGCTACTCCAGCAGCATCTAATGCTCCTCTTACTATGTGGTATCTAACACCTGGAAGGTCTTTTACTCTTCCTCCTCTTATTAAAACAACACTGTGTTCTTGTAAGTTGTGTCCTATACCCGGAATGTAAGCTGTAACTTCATAACCATTTGTAAGTCTTACTCTCGCTACTTTTCTTAACGCTGAGTTAGGCTTTTTAGGTGTGCTTGTTTTAACAACTGTACACACTCCTCTCTTTTGAGGACATTGTTTTAATGCTGGAGAATTTGACTTGTACTCTGATGTCTTTCTTCCTTTTCTTACTAATTGGTTAATAGTTGGCATGTCTTCACCTCCTTGATTATTTTATGAAACTATATAAATTTTAGTTATAGCATAATTATTATATAAGTAATGCAACTGTTGCTGCTACTTTTATTCCACAAAACATGCCTAGATTTTTCATAGTATCTACATATATTATTTTGAGCAATCTTTTCTTGGCTAACGTTACTACTGGATCCGTTAATTTTCCATCTGCATTTTTCGCTACATAAAGACATTTTCCCTTATTGTTTCGAATATATTTCATAGTCTGCTTCAGGCCAACAACTTTCTCTCCTTCAATTCTGCTAACCATTCAAGGACCCCCTTAATACACTATGTTAGAGACAGGCTTTGAAACATGTCTCTAATCATAATCTATATGCACAAAATGTATTTTATCATTTTAATTTTCTCATGTCAATAAAATCAATACTAAGCTTCATCAACATTTATTAATTCTTCTGGAATTTCTTCCTTATCTGTATTTAATTTTATTGATCTATATCTCATCATTCCAGTTCCAGCTGGTATTAACTTACCTATTATTACATTTTCTTTCAACCCAAGCAATGGGTCTATTTTTCCTTTTATGGCTGCATCAGTAAGTACTCTTGTAGTTTCTTGGAACGATGCTGCTGATAAGAATGAATCTGTAGCAAGAGCTGCTTTAGTTATTCCTAGTAAAGCAATTTCTCCTGTTGCTTCTTCTCCACCTTGTTCGCGTACTTTTTCATTAATTTCTTCAAAATCAAATATATCTACTAGAGTTCCTGGTAAAAACTCTGTATCACCAGACTCTTTTATTTTAACTTTTCTAGTCATTTGTCTCACGACAACTTCTAGATGCTTATCATTGATATCAACACCTTGAAGTCTATATACTTTTTGTACTTCTGACAATAAGTAATTTTTAACTTCTTTAGGTCCTTTTATAGCTAAGATATCATGTGGGTTAACAGAACCTTCTGTAATTTCGTCTCCAGCTTCTATTCTGTTACCATTTATAACTTTTATTCTTGAACCAAATGGTATATCGTAACTCTTATCTACGCCTTCATTATCTATTACATGAACAATTCTCTTTTTCTTAGTTTCTTCTATCTTAACAGTACCTGCAACTTCAGTAATTATCGCAAGACCCTTTGGTTTTCTAGCTTCAAATAATTCCTCAACTCTAGGAAGACCTTGAGTTATATCCGCACCGGCAACTCCACCTGTATGGAATGTTCTCATTGTAAGCTGTGTACCTGGTTCTCCGATAGATTGTGCTGCAACTATACCAACAGATTCTCCAATATTTATCTTATTAGCTGTAGCCATGTTCATACCATAACATTTTGCACAAACACCATGTTTTGATTTACATGTAAATACAGATCTTATGTTGATTTTTTTAACACCACGTTTTTCAACTTCTTCAGCTAAATTAACGTCCATATACGTATCTGCTGGAACTATAACTTCTCCTGTATTAGGATCTAAGATATCTTCTATTGAATATCTTCCTGTAAGTCTTTCTGTTAATGTTTCAATAACTTCATTTCCTTCTTTTATTTCAGAAACTTCATATCCATGTTGTGATCCACAGTCTTCTTCTCTAACTATAACATCTTGACTTACATCAACAAGTCTTCTTGTTAAGTATCCTGAGTCCGCTGTTTTAAGTGCTGTATCTGCGTTACCTTTTCTAGCACCGTGAGTAGATATGAAGTATTCAAGTACATCAAGACCTTCTCTGAATGATGCTCTGATTGGCAACTCAATGATTTTACCAGATGGATTAGCCATAAGTCCTCTCATACCAGCAAGCTGTTTGATCTGAGACTTAGATCCTCTGGCCCCTGAGTCAGCCATCA is part of the Clostridium botulinum genome and harbors:
- the rplX gene encoding 50S ribosomal protein L24 — protein: MAKVHVRRTDKVVVISGKDKGKVSEVLTVYPKTSKVLVKDVNIVTKHVKPNRENMQGGIVKKEAPINSSKVMLYCTNCNSATRISKKLLEDGTKVRVCKKCGEIL
- the rplN gene encoding 50S ribosomal protein L14, whose product is MIQPQTRLKVADNTGAKEIMCIRVLGGSKRKFGNIGDVIVASVKSATPGGVVKKGEVVKAVIVRTKRGVRRADGSYIKFDENAAVVIKDDKQPKGTRIFGPIARELREKDKEFNKILSLAPEVL
- the rpsQ gene encoding 30S ribosomal protein S17 translates to MERSNRKTRIGRVVSDKMEKTIVVAVEGKVRHPLYGKTINRTKKFKVHDENNEARINDRVIIMETRPLSKDKRWRLVQIVEKAK
- the rpmC gene encoding 50S ribosomal protein L29, with protein sequence MRANELQELRVNTAQELSAKLNDLKAELFNLRFQLATGQLENPMRIRQVKKSIAQVKTILREKELNVIEQ
- the rplP gene encoding 50S ribosomal protein L16; translation: MLMPKKVKHRKVQRGRMKGKATRGNFIAYGDYAIQATECGWLTSNQIEAARIAINRYIKRGGKLWIKVFPDKPITEKPAETRMGSGKGSPEYWVAVVKPGRVLFELSGVAENVAREAMRLASHKLPMKTKFVTRKDFEQTGGEVNEG
- the rpsC gene encoding 30S ribosomal protein S3 codes for the protein MGQKVHPHGLRVGVIKDWDAKWYANNQNFADNLIEDDKIRKFIKKKCFSAGVAKTEIERTPKRVKINIHTGKPGMIIGKGGKGIEELKSQILLIVREKNVIINIVEVKKPETDAQLMAENIAQQLEKRISFRRAMKQTIQRAMRYGVKGVKTACSGRLGGAEIARTEQYHEGTIPLQTLRADIDYGFAEADTTYGKIGVKVWLYRGEVLPAKKVRTQEISQ
- the rplV gene encoding 50S ribosomal protein L22, with the protein product MEARAIAKYVRISPRKVRVVLDLVRDKNVNEAFAILKYTPKDAATIILKVLKSAVANAENNFNLDVNKLYVAEAYANQGPTLKRFRPRAQGRAYSIMKRTSHITLVVKERA
- the rpsS gene encoding 30S ribosomal protein S19; this encodes MSRSLKKGPFVAESLMKKIEEMNEKGEKKVVKTWSRSSTIFPQMLGHTIAVHDGRKHVPVYISEDMVGHKLGEFVLTRTFKGHVDKTEKGSRVK
- the rplB gene encoding 50S ribosomal protein L2 — protein: MAVKKFRPITPSLRHMTVATFEEITTDQPEKSLLVSLKKKAGRNAQGKITVRHRGGGAKRKYRIIDFKRTKDGVPAKVASIEYDPNRTAYIALVVYADGEKRYIIAPVGLKVGDVVMSGVGSDIKVGNALPLINIPVGTVVHNVELQAGKGAQLVRAAGSSAQLMAKEGKYAILRLPSGEMRYVRSECRATVGTVSNLTNDIINIGKAGRKRHLGFRPTVRGSVMNPNDHPHGGGEGKSPIGHPGPLTPWGKPALGYKTRKNKKYSDRMIIKRRGQK
- the rplW gene encoding 50S ribosomal protein L23, producing MMLNSYDLLRRPVITEKSMAAMADRQYTFIVDIRADKTQIKKAVEEVFGVKVEEVRTARFEGKVKRVGVHVGKRADFKKAMVKLTEDSKTIEFFEGM
- the rplD gene encoding 50S ribosomal protein L4, with translation MPTIDLYNREGQKVGDLQLAEAVFAVEVNADVLHQVVVAQLANKRQGTQSAKTRAEVSGGGKKPWRQKGTGRARQGSIRAPQWIHGGIVFAPKPREYRMAIPKSMKRVAMKSALTSKVNEQELVVLESLELEAPKTKEMVKMINAFEAKKPLIVVAESNEVVYKSIRNIEGATVVPVNNINVYDILKHDKFIITKDAIAKIEEVYA
- the rplC gene encoding 50S ribosomal protein L3, which produces MKKAIIGRKIGMTQIFDENGKVIPVTVVEAGPCAVLQKKTEEKDGYNAIQVGFEDIREKLANKPKKGHFAKAGVSLKRIVREFRLENIDGYEVGNEIKADVFEAGDKVDVTGVSKGKGFQGTIKRWNFHRGPMAHGSKYHRAVGSMGAASDPSRTFKNKKMPGHMGHKKSTVLNLEVVKVMADKNVILIKGGIPGPNKGYVVIKNTVKA
- the rpsJ gene encoding 30S ribosomal protein S10, which gives rise to MANQKIRIRLKAFDHTILDQSAEKIVETAKNTGAKVAGPVPLPTEKDVVTILRATHKYKDSREQFEIRTHKRLIDILSPSPKTVDALMRLDLPAGVDIEIKL
- the tuf gene encoding elongation factor Tu, with the translated sequence MARQKFERNKPHVNIGTIGHVDHGKTTTTAAITMTLAKAGGAEVQNYEDIDKAPEEKERGITINTAHVEYETENRHYAHVDCPGHADYVKNMITGAAQMDGAILVVSAADGPMPQTREHILLASRVGVNHIVVFLNKSDQVDDPELLELVEMEVRELLSEYGFDGDECPVVVGSSLKAIEEGDDQCILDLMAAVDAYIPTPERATDQPFLMPVEDVFTITGRGTVATGRVERGVLHVGDEVQVVGMKEEIGKTTITGVEMFRKMLDEAMAGDNIGALLRGVQRDEIERGQVLAKPDTVTPHKKFVGQVYVLKKEEGGRHTPFFNGYRPQFYFRTTDVTGSIALPDGVEMVMPGDHIDMTVELITPVAMESNLRFAIREGGRTVGSGVVTTITE